One Leptolyngbya ohadii IS1 genomic window carries:
- a CDS encoding glycosyltransferase: MVLPDLIGPGRGLETLFQALPLLQHPVEIHLRGNCSDATRHWLETQIPDHWRDRLFLHPTVPNDELPARIAEHDIGLALEQPNPPSRNLTITNKLFQYLQAGLAIIATDTAGQREVFQQCPHVGRLIPPQSPADLATAITDLIQSPPSLTAAKQAAQTAARTQEWQKSSSSLVPISAPLPVPKRKPTVYPLPDMR, encoded by the coding sequence CTGGTTCTCCCAGACTTAATCGGACCCGGACGCGGCTTAGAAACCCTTTTTCAAGCACTTCCCCTTTTGCAGCATCCCGTTGAAATTCACCTGCGCGGCAACTGCTCCGACGCGACCCGTCACTGGCTAGAAACACAAATTCCCGACCACTGGCGCGATCGCCTCTTCCTTCACCCCACCGTCCCCAACGACGAACTCCCCGCCCGCATTGCCGAACACGACATTGGCTTAGCCCTGGAGCAGCCCAATCCTCCCAGCCGCAACCTCACCATCACCAACAAACTGTTTCAATACCTGCAAGCCGGACTCGCCATAATCGCCACCGACACTGCCGGACAGCGAGAAGTCTTCCAGCAATGCCCCCACGTTGGTCGCCTGATCCCGCCCCAATCCCCCGCCGACCTGGCAACCGCCATCACCGACCTGATCCAGTCTCCCCCCAGCCTCACCGCCGCCAAACAAGCCGCCCAAACCGCCGCAAGAACCCAAGAATGGCAAAAATCCTCATCCTCACTGGTGCCCATCTCTGCACCGCTCCCCGTCCCCAAAAGGAAGCCGACAGTTTATCCGCTGCCGGACATGAGGTAA
- a CDS encoding glycosyltransferase family 1 protein, whose protein sequence is MAKILILTGAHLCTAPRPQKEADSLSAAGHEVIVRGIWFDPVLVDRDRHLMHQNIMRQKPWKFLPVLDFRPDRPSPMFTPPKPQSTIKMFWMGVGLILLFNRRSLLPVAVSSAAPACGSAQDHVLSASSHPSHRSLGSKTGGAIAYLYGM, encoded by the coding sequence ATGGCAAAAATCCTCATCCTCACTGGTGCCCATCTCTGCACCGCTCCCCGTCCCCAAAAGGAAGCCGACAGTTTATCCGCTGCCGGACATGAGGTAATTGTGCGGGGCATCTGGTTCGATCCGGTGCTGGTCGATCGCGATCGTCATCTGATGCACCAAAATATAATGCGCCAGAAACCCTGGAAATTCCTGCCCGTTCTGGACTTCCGACCCGATCGCCCTTCTCCCATGTTTACTCCGCCCAAGCCCCAATCAACGATTAAGATGTTCTGGATGGGTGTTGGACTGATTCTCCTGTTTAATCGCCGATCGCTTCTCCCGGTTGCAGTATCTTCTGCCGCTCCTGCCTGCGGATCTGCCCAAGATCATGTCCTTTCAGCGTCGTCCCACCCCTCGCACCGTTCACTGGGCAGCAAAACTGGCGGGGCGATCGCTTACCTTTACGGGAT